Within Deltaproteobacteria bacterium, the genomic segment ATGTGATCGTATCCCACATGAGCGAGACAAACAACGAGCCTGGCAAGGCTTTGTCTGTCGTGGGCGAGGCCGTGAGCCATCAAGCCGCTCGGCTCAGCCTGGCCCCCCAGCACGAGGCAGGAGACATGATCATCCTGGATCACACTTGGGGATGATTGCGCCGTGTCGTATAATCCGCGGCCCGGCTGGGCCTGGCTTTGTTTGCTGCACATTTTGGCAGGACAAATTGCCCTTGATCGCACGATCAGTTAAAGAGCTTCATTACATTGTCCGCCTCTGCGAGCGCAAACTCCTGAATGTCACTTATGAGGTTTTTGATTGTCTCGTAATCGAGGTCAAATCCTTTTTTGATAATGAAATCGAGTTCTGACGAGTTTGCGAATTCATGGAGATCGATCTGTTGCTCATCCGGATGGCACGGGTAACCAGCCAGTTTTGTGAGAACGTTTGCAAGGTATATCATGCTGGAATTTGGCCCGGGATTTTCATCACGCCACGGCGCATGATGATATAGGATTTGCGTGACAACCTCGTCAGGGAATCTCCACTGCTTGAGGAGTTTTGCTCCGATTTGATAGTGGGTTGTCCCAAGGATCTTCTTTTCCGCTTTACTGAAGGTAGTCTTGGTCAAGGAGACATGTCCGATGATTTTCAGGAAGTCTTCATGAAAATATTGATCAAGGACGACCTTTCCAATATCGTGAATAAGCCCACCAAGAAAGAAAGAGCCGTTATTGCGGATATTAAAATGTGTGCCCAATAACCTGGCAACCTGGCTGCATATGATGGCATGTTTCCAGAATCCTGTGCGCTCAAAGGCGTCACTTTCACTCTGAGAAAAGAAATTGTATACGGAACAGCCCAGCACAATGGACCTTACCTCATCAATACCCAAAATGACCAAAGCATGCTCAAGAGAACTGATCCGGCTCAGAAAGCCGTAAAAAGCAGAGTTTGCAACTCTTAGTATCCTTGCGGCCAATGCCTGGTCTTTTTCGATAATCTCTACGAAATCCTCAAAACGGGCTTCTTCGTCTCCGGAAAGTTCCATGACCTTCTGGGAAACGACCGGAATGGTCGGTATCTCTTCGATCTTTTCGATCAACCCGTCCAAATTTCTCTTGGTCTCGCTCATTGTCCTGCCCCAACGACAACTCCTGTTTTAGGCGTCAAGGAGTGGAAGTTTTTCGTCCAGGTTGCCCATAATATGCCCGGCGGCTGACTCACCACGACCACGGAGTTCCTTGAACTCTTCATTAATCCGGTGTAAATAGCTCATTGCAATGAATGGAAACCCCTCCTCATGCTTTGTCACAATAACGTTGAAGGGGTTTTCCGTCTCTATATGGGAATACCCCACGAACAAATCATCCTTGTACTTCTCGTAGAAGTTTCTTGTGCATATCACGAAACAGGATTGACTGGTTTCCAGAGTGGGGAACCTGTCACGATCCAATTTCAGGGTCATGAAGAATTGACCAAGCATTGATTCAACATAATCATACACCTTTTTGTCCATACAAAATAGCTCATCCACAACCCCGCTGAACTGATTCAAGTCAGGCTTCATGATTTCCAAGACTCTTTCAAGATATTCTCTCTCCTTGAAGTTCCCATTTTGCGGTATCTGAGCACCCAGTTTTGCTATAACCTCCTGAGTAGGCATTACGTCAAGTCTTGAATAGATTTGTTCCATCAGGTGTTCAGTGACTTCGTCAAATTGCGCTTTGTTATAAGTAAAAGCGCTCCGGCCTATACGTTTTATCTTATCCACCTCGCGGTCAATTTCTGAAATTAGTCCGTTGTATTTGAAAACGCTGTTCTTTAACATGCCCTGTTTGTTCCGAACAGATTTCAACAACGAATCGTAAATATGCTTCAACAAAAGATAATCATATTTTCCCTTTTTCTGCTCTTGTATCTTTGAAGCAACATCCAGGATTTGATTCACGAGGGAGATGGTGGGTGACTGGCCTCCGAGTTTTACCACAAGTTCTCCAATCCCGCTTTTCTTCCTCGATACAGTTGCCAGCCTCTCCAGCAGACTGTTCAAAGCCTTCTGGTTTGCGCCTTGAAAAAGGTCCTCTTCGAGTTTTGAGATACCTTCAGCTACATCTGTTATCTTTTCGTCAAGAAGCGATGACAACCTTTCATAGAAGAGAAAGGCAGCTTTCAAAGAATTGGCGGAAGTCAGGATTATCTCGTCGCCTGCTTGCGAGAAGATGTTAACGGCTTTCTCAACAAACCATGAGACGTCATCGAGTTTCTTTTTCTTCTCAAACCGCTCAGCGGCAGTCTCATGCATTTCGGCAATTTTATCCATTAAGAACTCGTAGATCTTTTCCTCCGATACACCTGCTTGATTTATGGTTTCCGCGGTCAGACTGGGAATGTCGATTTTAAACAGGTCAAGTATGTCGTCTTCATTAAGATTGCTCTCAAAAAAAGAAGACATGGCTCTGCCTTTTATCTTTTCCGCATCCTGGTGGTTGACCGGTTTGACTAGTTCCTCAAAAAGGCGCCTTGCCATATGGAGATGAAATACTTGCGGAAGGCAATCGGCTTTAAGACCGGCAACATTCATGGTCATGAGAGCTGTGGGATGGGCGTTTCCATTTTTGCCTTTCCATTCGCGCTCCAGTATGTGAGCAGAATAGTTGACTCTATCACCGTCCAGATAGCTTCCAAGTTTTGTTGTTTCCAGTGTTGAAATGCACTGCGCAATAGTTGCTGCAATGGCCTGGTATTTCAGTGATGTCTCTGCGCACCCTCCGGAAAAGGCATACACCCTATGAGCTATTCTGCCATCAAACATCCTTTGGTCTCTCACCCCATTCTTGCCGGGATATCTCAACCCATTCCTGCCGGCCATGGCATATTCCCATAACATGGCAGATGCCACGCAGTTTCTTTCCACACTGTCTTCCTGCACATTCTGCAAGCCGAGATAACCTTCTGAAGTGGCAAGGAACACCTCCACTCGTATTTTCTTTTCCCTTAACCTGTTTCTTATTCTGTACAAAAAGGGTATGGTCATTCCATTGCTAACGGAGCCACCCATTCCGGAAATGACTATCAGTTTGAGTTTTTTTCCGGGATTCTTTGCCCTGACATCATCGATTAGGCGAAGAGCTTCTCTTGTAATGAGAAGATCGTCGTATTTGTGAAAGGCAACAAAACCAACGGCAGGAACCCCTTTGCAGCCACCTTCGATGTCACATAATAGATTAGTAGGTATGTGAGCTACCTGCTCCATAAGCTGCTCGTTCTCTTCGTTTTCTATGTAAACGTCGCCATCAAATTCATCCAGATGGATAAAGTAATCTGACTCACGCTCCAGGTCTAAACGATCTCTGTGTGGTTTTTCAGTATCAAATGCCAGGAAACTCACCTTGTCTTCGGGGATACCGAGTCTCGTGAATTCAGCATGCAAGAGAGATAGTACATATCTTCCAAACCCACCAAAGGTCAAAAAGATTAGCGCCTGGTCCTCGTAGAACTTGTTACTGGCTGATATAAGATGTCTTAACATCATGAATGTCTCCTTTCTGTCAGTTTTTTTGTTGAGGTTACACCTTGATGGGCATCTTCCTTCTGATTTTGCTTATTAGGTAAAAGGAAATGAAAAGGGTAGCGACAAGCGCAGCCAGCCCTCTCCAAACATAAAACGATAAATAGCCTGCTTTTTTGAATTTCACATGAAACTGTGATGGTTTGATTACAAGAGTGCCGAAGTGCTTTTGAGATGGGAAGAGGTCAAGCTTCCCTTTGTACGTACCAGGTTTGAGTTCGTTGGATTGTGCTAGTTGAAAGTTAAACAGCATTTTGTCTTTCGTAGTTCTTATCTCTAAAGGATAGTCCTGTGGAATTTCAGAAGGGTTGTTCGGATCAAAACTGATGCGTCCGGTTATCGGAGGCGGCTCGTTGATTTTGTCCCCCCGTACGTTGAAAGAGACATGTTTTTGGTATTGCCCCACACGGTCATAAGGGATTGTGCCGAAATTTATTGCTCTCAAATCCGGCAGTTCAAGGCTGGATCTCACTGTTTCAGCAAAATTGGTCAAGGCTTTCTCTAATGACAGGCGATTAAAATCTGTCAGATCGACAAGATGTGCCCCCTTGCCCAACTTCGCTACAAGAGACTTCGCATCATTGAATGCTTCCCATTTCAAGACACCAAGCCAGGCATTCAATTCATGCTCCCTCCCAAGTAGTGAGATCTTCTTAAAGTTCTCCATATCTTTTTTCTTCCTTGCCTCTTTTTTCTCTTTTGACCATTTGTTGGAATATGGTTCAGACTTTCCGTCTGTGAATACGTACAGTGCGTTGGTGTGAAAAAATTTACTATATTGTCCTGCGAAATCCGTAGCCTGGACGATAGCTTCAGAAATGAATGTCAAGCTGCCACTCTTCTTGTTCAGCCTGACCAGTCTATCTTTGATCGGAAGGATATCATTTTCGGTCTGGTACAGGGCTGTTGCTTCCAGTTTCACTCCTTCATCAAACGAAAAAATAGTTATCCTGTCTCCGGCCTTAATGATATTCTTGCTGCCGTCGAGAAATTCGGCGCCAATTTTGTCTGTAATTACTCTTAGCAGGTCTATATGACCTTTCCTTTTCATACTTCCACTTGTATCGATACAAAATATCCAGTGAACGTTAGGTGAGTAGCTTTTTCCGCAGCAATCGGGTTTTATGACGCTGAACAAACACGTGAATATGACAAATGTGCAGATCGATATCATGTATTTTTTTCGGTGCATTTTACTCCTCCTGTAAGTACGTGAAGGAACCTGACTTCAATGAGGTGTTTTGGTAGAAATATTTGGCTCCTCTCAGTCAAAAAGTGGGCGACTCATCCAATGGCCGCGGATAACGTTTCCGGATGAACCGCAACGTTTTGTCGGAGCGTTACGCAACTTGCATGCCATTGCCTATAAGTACTTCAGACGGAGACTTCTTCAATGGATTCTTTTTTCGACTGAGCGAACTAGATATGAAGAAGATTATTGAATACGCGAGTCTATGAAATTCGTGCCTGGAGTGTTGATTGAAAAGGCTTTAAGGCAGGTGGGGAGACCCCATGAATGTAGTAAAAAGGGCCGTGTGAAAAGCCAGTCGGACTTTGTTGCGCCTTTTTCTGGAAAGGAGGGGTCGAGACGGGTTTTAGTGATTTGCGGGGGATATGTTTCTTCATCGCAATTACAATATTGAAACCTAACTTTCGGGCTGGCGGACTAAGGTGCTATTATCGCATTTCAAGATTCTTTTCTGTCCTGCACTGGTCAAATAGCCCATTGTCAAACTAAACCCATTCTGGTAGGTTTTTTGCCATGAAAAATCGCGAAAAAGCAAAGCTGCTCAAGAGGATTCTGGACAGTCAGGGCCTTCGCTCGTTATCGCCTCTTGCCATCAAGTTGGTTGAACTCGCTGCGGACGACCGGAGCTCTGCACGGGATTTGGCCGCAATCATTGAACAGGACCCTGGTCTGGCTACGCGGCTTCTGAGATTAGTTGGCAGCGCTTTTTTTGCTCGGCCACAGCCGGTCGCCTCTATCTCCCAGGCAGTTGTCCTGGTAGGTTTCAAGAGGGTGCGCATCATGGGTTTAACCCTTTCTCTGCGGGACACATTTCCCATGGGCGGGACAGAGGGCATGGACTACAATCATTTCTGGAAGACCTCTTTGTATCGAGCGCTCATTGCACATGATTTTGCCCAGTGCGCGCAGCCACGCAGCCTCGATCCGGGAGAAGCCTTTGTGGCGGGCTTGATCCTGGAAATCGGCATGCTCATGCTTTACCATGCGGCTTGTCCCGAGGAGATGAGGAAGAGCTTTCCTGGCGGGAATCTGCCCCTGGAAAAGGCCGTTTCCTGGGAGGAGAAAAATCTGGGTGTCAACCACAGGGAGGTAGGGAGCCTCATTCTGCGACGCTGGCGGTTTTCAGCCGATCTGGTGGATAGCCAGAGTTATTTCGGGACGGGGGCCATTGAGGCAGACAAGCCGATTCTGTGCAGGGTGGTGGAGCTGGCAAGGAGAGCAACGGAAATCGTATTCGGTCAAACCGCGGATTTGCATGAGCTGCAAAGGCTGGCTCAAGACCTCCTGAAGTTGGAACCGCAGGGGGTGAACGTCATTCTGTCAGAGGCATTTGATAAGGTTGAAGACTTGGCCGAGCAACTCCTTATCGAGGTTGATTCACAGACCGACATAGTAAGGGTAATGGAAAACGCAAATCAGGCCCTCGGTCGGATAAACGCCTCCATGGACACCTCCCTTCAGGGGCTTTTGGACCAGGTGGGTCGGTATGACCGATCACTGAACCGGATATCTGAGGAGATGAGCCAAAGCCGCAGAGATATCCTTCAAAACACTCTGGACGCGGTGGCCCACGAGATTCGCAACCCACTGCTTGCCATCGGGGGCTTTGCCAGGAGGCTCGCACACCAGGCCGGCGCAGAAGATCATGGCAGGCAATATGCCAAAATCATTGCCGAAGAGTCTATACGGCTGGAGCGCATCTTAAAGGAGATCCTGGAATATACACGAGCTTACGAGCCCACTTTTGCCGAGAAAGACCTTGTTAGAGTAACAGACAAGATCCTTGATGAATTTCGAGATCTCTTCCACGAAAAAGGCATCGACGTGGTCAGGCATTTTCCTGAAGAACCGGTCCGGGTCCCTGTGGACACGGACGGAATTTCCAGGGTGTTGCGACAGCTTGTGAAGAACGCCATTGGCATGATTGGTCAAGACGGTGGCGCTGTAGCCGTGACCGTTCAACCCTTCCGGCAAACCAGACAAGTATGCATCGGCATTTCTGACAACGGGCGCCCCATGCCGGATGACATACGAGATGCCTTAGAGGAGTCGAATCCTTCCACCAAGACCTTTAGCGTCGGCCTGGGTCTTCCCATGGCACGAAAAATCATAGAAGCTCACAATGGCAGAATTGAGTTGGAAATCCAGGATGGCGTGGGAAATAGCGTGAGGTTTTTCCTTCCGATGTTGCAGTCTCATTGATTTTCTGATTCAGAAATACCCCGGCTGTTGATGTCCTTGCTTTCAAGTTTTTCAGCTCAGATGCCGATAATACCTGAAAGGAAGGAGACCGCTGAAATGTTTAAATTTAAGACCATTACCCGTTCAACGTACCTTGTTATCTGCCTTGGGGTTTTTGTTGGATGCATGAGCACTGATCATTATGTCAAACAAGATGCAAAATTTTCTCGATTCAAACGGGCGGCTGTCCTGCCATTTGCTCCTCCACCTGAAGTGCCGAAGGAACAAGCATCCGGCATCTGTGAAGGCGTGGCTGATATTGTTGCCACGCAGCTCCTGAAAAAAGGATGGGACGTGGTAGAGCGTGCCCGCGTGCAAGCGATCTTTGAGGAGCGCAATCTTGAAATAAGCGAGTTCCCGGTAGGAACCAATCTCGACAAAGTGCGTCAGCTGTTGGCGGTCGATTGTTTTGTGACCGGGTCCATAACGGAGTGGCGTGAATTCATAGCCTTTCGTAATGACGGTGGTGTCGGGATTACCATAAAAATCTATGACGGCTACACAGGTCAATTAGTGTGGTCAGGCTCCGGCAATAGCACTGTAACTTTGCTTGATGATAAACGACAGAGCTATCATGCCCAGAGAATCATAAAAGACCTTTGCAACAACATTCCTGCTGGCTAGAAAACGGTTTAATGATATGAAAGAACACAACCACACTGATCATGACTATGAGATGCGTCAACGTTTCGCCGAGCAAACTGCAAAGCTCTGGGAAGAATGTAAGAAAAAGGAGGAGCGTGACTGGCTGCGCGTAGGGGAGGCCCTCACGGATATGCACCTCCAAGATGATCGGTCTAAGGCAACTTCCCAATAGCTTGGTTTCCCCCCACGGAGAACGAACTACCCGGGTTCTTTGATGAGCTACGAAAAAAGGAGCGGATGCGTTTCCAGAAAATAGATCTCCAAACGTTTTTGATAGCCCTCTTGTAACACCTTGATCATTTCAGGAAACCCGTAATCCGTAGCGCCTATCCTGCGCACTGGCAGGGCCTCAATGACCGAGTTGGTGACAAAGGCCCCGTCAAATCGGTTCAGATCTGCCGGCGTCACCTTCGATTCGGTCAAGGAGACGCCAATCCTCCTGGCAACCTTTATGATCTGCTTGCGTGTTATACCTGGAAGGAGGCCTGCATCTACCGGCGGTGTATTGATCCTCCCTTTGTTCAAGAAGAACACGTTAGTGACACTCCCCTCAGTAATCTCGCCACGTTCGTTCGTAAAGAGGGCATCAAACAACCCCTCCTCTCTGGCCCAGTTGAAAACAAAGATGTTTTCCAGGTAGGAAGTTGTCTTGAACCTTACCAAAGGAGACTGAGAAAATCTCTGAAAAGGGGCCAAGGCCAGCTTGACCCCTGAATCCTGCCAGGCCCGGATCCCGTGCAATGGCTCCCAGGTTGTCTGGAAAGCTGTTTTTTCCACACTGTGATCTCCATAGGAGATCAGGTTGAGCCGAAGGCGGGCCTCTGTGCCGGCTGGAATTTCCTTTAGGGCCAGTATCAATGCATCCATAGCTTTTTTTCTAGAGAAGGGGAGGGCGAAAAAGCGGCACCCGTCGGTCATGCGGTCCAAATGATCCTCTACAAAGGCGACCTTTCTGCCTGCATAGACGCGAAACGTCTCAAAGAGGCCTTCACCAAAAAAGAGAGTTCGGTTTTTCATCTATAATTCGATTCCAATTGCCATCATGGAAGCTTTTGCCTTGAGGATACTCTCCTCATATTCTCCTTCAGGGTCTGAATCAGCCACGATACCCCCTCCCACCCCGAGGACACCCTGTCCGTCCCATAGTTCAAGAGTTCGAATCGCTACGTTCAGGGTCATTTTATCCTGAAAAAAATATCCAATCGTTCCACAATACACGCCTCGTTGATGGGGTTCCAGTTTATAAATGATCTCCATGGTCCTTTTTTTAGGGGCGCCCGTAATAGAGCCTGGCGGAAAGGTGGCGCGGATGATGTCGGACATCGAAGTGTCATTTCTAACCCTGCCAGTCACGTAAGAAACCATTTGATAGACGGTGTCGTAGGCCTCCACGACATACAGTCTGGGCACCTCCACAGAACCGAATTCGGAGAACCTTCCCAAATCGTTTCTCATGAGATCCACGATCATGGTGTTTTCAGCTCTATCTTTCTCGCTTTTTTTGAGTTCCTGCCGCAATCTCCTGTCTGTAGAGGCATTACTCGATCTTCTTCTCGTTCCCTTCATCGGCTTGCTCAAGATCTTATTTTTTTTGAGGCGCAAAAAAAGTTCCGGGCTTCCGGAAATAACCAGACCATCTCCCAAGTTGATGAAGGCCGCATAGGCGACCGGCTGGATCTCCCTCAAGTGCAAGTACAGATCAAAGATGTCTCCCCGGCAGGTGAAATAGACCCTCTGGGTGTAGTTGATCTGATAAACATCTCCTTTCCTTATATGATCGAGTACGTGGCGGACATTTTCAAGATAGGTGGCTTTGCTTTGATTGAATCCTATTATTTTGCCCGTACAGGGCCTGCTGTTTTCATAACGAGAGGCAGGTAGGGCAGGGCGTTCGTCTCTGTGCCAGCAGGACCAGCTCTTTTGGAAATGATCAAATACGAGGACTTGAGGGTAGGCCCCAAGGTAGATGTCAGGAAGTGCTCTGTCCTTGCCGCCAGGCCTTGGCAGGTTTTCTATCCACTGACAGGCTTCGTACCCTATGTAACCGGCTACAAAGTAGACTTGTGCATTGGATGATATGAAACCAAAGAAATCATCCTTCTTAAGGCCCGTGATATCTCCGCTAAGCACCTTTTCCGGCTTCCAGGCAATAAAGGAATATCGGTTGGTAAAGGAAGGCTTCTGAGTTTCTAAAAAGATGGCGCCCGGTTTATGACAGACGGATCTGAAGACCTGACAGGGACCGGCTTTGATTGTCAAGCGCGTTTTTTCCATAGATAGATATACAATTTGGGATTGCGGATTGTGCAATTAAGATCCCAAATCCAAAATTGTCAATAGAGCACCGGGGCG encodes:
- a CDS encoding HDOD domain-containing protein — its product is MSETKRNLDGLIEKIEEIPTIPVVSQKVMELSGDEEARFEDFVEIIEKDQALAARILRVANSAFYGFLSRISSLEHALVILGIDEVRSIVLGCSVYNFFSQSESDAFERTGFWKHAIICSQVARLLGTHFNIRNNGSFFLGGLIHDIGKVVLDQYFHEDFLKIIGHVSLTKTTFSKAEKKILGTTHYQIGAKLLKQWRFPDEVVTQILYHHAPWRDENPGPNSSMIYLANVLTKLAGYPCHPDEQQIDLHEFANSSELDFIIKKGFDLDYETIKNLISDIQEFALAEADNVMKLFN
- a CDS encoding VWA domain-containing protein translates to MKRKGHIDLLRVITDKIGAEFLDGSKNIIKAGDRITIFSFDEGVKLEATALYQTENDILPIKDRLVRLNKKSGSLTFISEAIVQATDFAGQYSKFFHTNALYVFTDGKSEPYSNKWSKEKKEARKKKDMENFKKISLLGREHELNAWLGVLKWEAFNDAKSLVAKLGKGAHLVDLTDFNRLSLEKALTNFAETVRSSLELPDLRAINFGTIPYDRVGQYQKHVSFNVRGDKINEPPPITGRISFDPNNPSEIPQDYPLEIRTTKDKMLFNFQLAQSNELKPGTYKGKLDLFPSQKHFGTLVIKPSQFHVKFKKAGYLSFYVWRGLAALVATLFISFYLISKIRRKMPIKV
- a CDS encoding HDOD domain-containing protein encodes the protein MKNREKAKLLKRILDSQGLRSLSPLAIKLVELAADDRSSARDLAAIIEQDPGLATRLLRLVGSAFFARPQPVASISQAVVLVGFKRVRIMGLTLSLRDTFPMGGTEGMDYNHFWKTSLYRALIAHDFAQCAQPRSLDPGEAFVAGLILEIGMLMLYHAACPEEMRKSFPGGNLPLEKAVSWEEKNLGVNHREVGSLILRRWRFSADLVDSQSYFGTGAIEADKPILCRVVELARRATEIVFGQTADLHELQRLAQDLLKLEPQGVNVILSEAFDKVEDLAEQLLIEVDSQTDIVRVMENANQALGRINASMDTSLQGLLDQVGRYDRSLNRISEEMSQSRRDILQNTLDAVAHEIRNPLLAIGGFARRLAHQAGAEDHGRQYAKIIAEESIRLERILKEILEYTRAYEPTFAEKDLVRVTDKILDEFRDLFHEKGIDVVRHFPEEPVRVPVDTDGISRVLRQLVKNAIGMIGQDGGAVAVTVQPFRQTRQVCIGISDNGRPMPDDIRDALEESNPSTKTFSVGLGLPMARKIIEAHNGRIELEIQDGVGNSVRFFLPMLQSH
- a CDS encoding aminotransferase class IV — translated: MKNRTLFFGEGLFETFRVYAGRKVAFVEDHLDRMTDGCRFFALPFSRKKAMDALILALKEIPAGTEARLRLNLISYGDHSVEKTAFQTTWEPLHGIRAWQDSGVKLALAPFQRFSQSPLVRFKTTSYLENIFVFNWAREEGLFDALFTNERGEITEGSVTNVFFLNKGRINTPPVDAGLLPGITRKQIIKVARRIGVSLTESKVTPADLNRFDGAFVTNSVIEALPVRRIGATDYGFPEMIKVLQEGYQKRLEIYFLETHPLLFS
- the pabB gene encoding aminodeoxychorismate synthase component I, producing the protein MTIKAGPCQVFRSVCHKPGAIFLETQKPSFTNRYSFIAWKPEKVLSGDITGLKKDDFFGFISSNAQVYFVAGYIGYEACQWIENLPRPGGKDRALPDIYLGAYPQVLVFDHFQKSWSCWHRDERPALPASRYENSRPCTGKIIGFNQSKATYLENVRHVLDHIRKGDVYQINYTQRVYFTCRGDIFDLYLHLREIQPVAYAAFINLGDGLVISGSPELFLRLKKNKILSKPMKGTRRRSSNASTDRRLRQELKKSEKDRAENTMIVDLMRNDLGRFSEFGSVEVPRLYVVEAYDTVYQMVSYVTGRVRNDTSMSDIIRATFPPGSITGAPKKRTMEIIYKLEPHQRGVYCGTIGYFFQDKMTLNVAIRTLELWDGQGVLGVGGGIVADSDPEGEYEESILKAKASMMAIGIEL